A genomic region of Christiangramia sp. OXR-203 contains the following coding sequences:
- a CDS encoding glycoside hydrolase family 3 protein: MYNRSLLSLCLILGVQLCLAQEVKILTNSNGMTLGYSQSSGIKILEVDGEFFKDLNRNGKLDPYEDWRNSVAERAKDLASRMSVEQIAGLMLYSDHQSIPARPYGFGAGTYNGKPISESGMKASDISDQQLKFLKEDHLRHILITSVQSPEVSAKWNNNVQALVEGIGFGIPVNNSSDPRNTANVTSEFNAGAGGQISLWPDGLAMGATFDPDIVKQFGNIASQEYRALGITTALSPQVDLGTEPRWYRTTYVFSESPELVKDMGKAYIEGFQTSSEASVISNGWGFESVNAMVKHWPGGGPEEGGRDGHWANGKFAVYPGNNIQDHLKPFTEGAFKLEGGTGKASAIMPYYTISYDIDDVYNENVGNGFSKYLISDLLRDTYGYDGVVCTDWGITDDEGPMPDTFAGKPWGVEGLSVEERHYKAIKAGVDQFGGNNDKAPVLAAYRMGVKEFGEDYMRKRFERSAVRLLKNILRVGLFENPYVQLTQTKTIVGSPEFMKQGYDAQLKSIVLHKNKNQILPRKEKSTVYIPKIYTPLETGWFGNATPASFEYPVDTSLVKKYYNLTDDARKADFAIVFVRSPQTKEAGYSREDRKQGGNGYVPISLQYETYTATNAREQSIAAGDPVIDPEVKNRSYKGKTSTASNIMDLRTIQDTRMIMGDKPVIVSVTADKPMIFSEFEKQVEGIVLNFGVSTQAVLDIISGKNEPSGLLPVQMPASMKTVEEQKEDVPYDMIPYKDSAGNIYDFGYGLNWSGKIEDGRTNKYVKGN; encoded by the coding sequence ATGTACAACAGATCTCTTCTCTCCTTATGCCTGATTTTAGGAGTACAGCTTTGCCTCGCTCAAGAGGTCAAAATACTAACAAATAGTAATGGAATGACCCTGGGATATAGTCAAAGCTCAGGAATAAAGATTCTTGAAGTAGATGGAGAATTTTTTAAGGATCTTAACAGGAACGGTAAATTAGATCCTTATGAAGATTGGCGAAATTCGGTAGCTGAAAGAGCGAAAGATCTTGCTTCAAGAATGTCTGTAGAACAAATCGCCGGTCTTATGCTTTATAGTGATCATCAAAGCATACCCGCAAGACCTTATGGTTTTGGAGCCGGTACTTATAATGGAAAACCAATTTCTGAAAGCGGAATGAAGGCTTCAGATATTTCCGATCAGCAACTAAAATTTTTAAAGGAGGATCATCTAAGGCATATTTTGATTACCTCGGTACAATCTCCGGAAGTCTCTGCTAAATGGAATAATAATGTTCAGGCACTTGTAGAAGGAATTGGATTTGGAATACCCGTAAATAATAGCTCAGATCCGCGCAATACGGCTAATGTAACTTCAGAATTCAATGCCGGAGCTGGAGGACAAATATCTTTATGGCCAGATGGTTTGGCAATGGGAGCAACATTTGATCCAGATATAGTAAAACAATTTGGGAATATCGCTTCTCAGGAATACCGGGCACTGGGTATTACTACAGCTTTGTCGCCTCAAGTAGATCTTGGCACAGAGCCCCGATGGTATCGAACCACGTATGTCTTTAGTGAATCTCCGGAGCTGGTAAAGGATATGGGTAAAGCATACATTGAAGGTTTCCAAACTTCCAGTGAAGCTTCTGTCATCAGTAATGGTTGGGGCTTTGAAAGTGTAAATGCAATGGTAAAACACTGGCCTGGAGGTGGTCCCGAGGAAGGTGGACGTGATGGGCACTGGGCCAATGGAAAATTTGCCGTTTATCCAGGAAATAATATTCAGGATCATCTTAAACCCTTCACGGAAGGTGCGTTTAAACTGGAAGGAGGAACTGGAAAGGCTTCGGCGATCATGCCTTATTACACAATTAGCTATGATATAGACGATGTGTACAATGAAAATGTTGGAAATGGGTTCAGTAAATATCTAATTTCAGACTTGCTACGCGATACATATGGCTATGACGGAGTGGTTTGTACAGATTGGGGAATTACCGATGATGAAGGACCGATGCCAGATACGTTTGCAGGAAAACCATGGGGCGTGGAAGGTCTTTCTGTTGAAGAAAGGCATTACAAAGCGATCAAGGCAGGAGTTGATCAATTTGGAGGAAATAATGATAAAGCCCCTGTATTGGCCGCATATCGTATGGGAGTTAAAGAATTTGGGGAAGACTATATGCGCAAAAGATTTGAGCGTTCTGCTGTTCGTTTGCTGAAGAATATATTAAGAGTAGGTTTGTTTGAAAATCCATATGTCCAATTGACGCAAACAAAAACTATCGTGGGCAGCCCTGAATTTATGAAGCAAGGATACGATGCACAGTTAAAGTCTATTGTTTTGCATAAAAATAAAAATCAGATCCTTCCGAGAAAGGAAAAATCTACAGTTTATATTCCGAAGATTTATACGCCATTGGAAACAGGCTGGTTTGGTAATGCCACTCCTGCCAGTTTTGAATATCCTGTTGATACAAGCCTTGTCAAGAAATACTATAATTTAACTGATGATGCGAGAAAGGCAGATTTTGCTATAGTTTTTGTAAGAAGTCCGCAGACGAAGGAAGCAGGCTACAGTAGAGAGGACAGGAAGCAGGGTGGCAACGGATATGTGCCAATTTCCTTGCAGTACGAAACATATACCGCTACCAATGCTCGAGAGCAGAGTATTGCAGCTGGAGATCCAGTCATAGATCCGGAGGTCAAGAACCGTTCTTATAAAGGAAAGACCAGTACAGCATCTAATATTATGGATTTAAGAACAATTCAGGATACTAGAATGATTATGGGTGACAAGCCAGTAATAGTCTCTGTGACAGCAGATAAACCTATGATATTTTCTGAATTTGAAAAGCAGGTGGAAGGTATCGTTCTAAATTTTGGAGTATCAACACAGGCTGTTCTGGATATAATATCTGGTAAGAATGAACCTTCGGGACTACTTCCAGTGCAGATGCCTGCAAGCATGAAAACCGTAGAGGAACAAAAAGAGGATGTTCCCTACGATATGATTCCATATAAAGATTCAGCTGGTAATATATATGATTTTGGTTACGGTTTAAATTGGAGCGGAAAAATTGAAGATGGAAGAACCAACAAATATGTAAAGGGTAACTAA
- a CDS encoding glycosyltransferase family A protein: MSIESISKIVTELKAFNHQIPSVSPEIELSVCIPARNEAQTIWKTLTALANQLSGDKAVSTQLYEVLVLCNHCDDHTVELCKLFQELNPAFPFYYYITTNPVINNVGAARRVLMDLASERLKDTGFIIMTDADTIADKNWLESFLKLQSEPIDLVCGQITPDMKGLNAEAKKNLFENRHYLDLVSRLESEIYPQQSDPWPRHSHNSGPNMAIRNSVYKNIGGIPPIACLEDIALYQKVISSGYAIKHAMEPKVTTSCRSSSRVQGGFGSQIQNWSASKTENVEGYDKLRERFTAFDEIEQYYSQTSEELRNSIGHRLKIQKQMLLSLIENHDSSNSLVIYLEKFLKDHAPWNAAHPDISITEAIEELENHFSVFSQTSKIYSSARSELSSLKRFE; encoded by the coding sequence GTGAGCATTGAATCTATCTCTAAAATTGTTACGGAGCTAAAAGCTTTTAACCACCAAATTCCATCGGTATCGCCAGAAATTGAGTTAAGTGTTTGTATACCTGCCAGGAACGAAGCCCAAACGATCTGGAAAACCTTAACGGCTTTGGCTAATCAGCTTTCTGGGGATAAAGCCGTTTCTACCCAGCTATATGAAGTTCTGGTTTTATGCAATCATTGCGATGATCATACTGTAGAACTTTGCAAACTTTTTCAGGAACTCAATCCAGCATTTCCGTTTTATTATTATATAACAACTAATCCAGTGATCAATAATGTTGGTGCTGCAAGGAGAGTTTTAATGGATCTTGCCAGCGAAAGACTTAAAGATACTGGTTTTATCATCATGACAGATGCTGATACCATTGCTGATAAGAACTGGCTTGAATCATTTTTGAAACTTCAAAGCGAACCAATAGACCTGGTATGCGGACAGATCACACCAGACATGAAAGGTTTAAATGCTGAAGCAAAGAAGAATCTATTTGAAAACAGGCATTACCTTGACCTGGTAAGCAGACTGGAGAGTGAAATATACCCGCAGCAATCTGATCCCTGGCCGAGGCACTCACATAATTCAGGACCCAACATGGCGATACGAAATTCAGTTTATAAAAATATAGGAGGTATTCCACCTATCGCCTGTCTGGAAGATATCGCATTGTATCAAAAAGTTATAAGCTCTGGTTATGCAATTAAACATGCGATGGAGCCTAAGGTTACAACTTCCTGCCGTAGCTCATCCAGAGTTCAGGGAGGTTTTGGTTCCCAGATCCAGAACTGGTCGGCTTCTAAAACTGAAAATGTTGAAGGCTACGATAAACTTAGAGAACGCTTCACTGCTTTTGATGAAATAGAACAATATTATTCTCAGACTTCTGAAGAACTTCGGAATTCCATCGGTCACCGTCTGAAAATTCAGAAACAAATGCTGCTATCGCTAATTGAAAACCACGATAGTAGTAATTCCCTGGTCATTTACCTGGAAAAATTTTTGAAGGATCATGCTCCATGGAATGCCGCCCATCCTGATATTAGTATTACTGAAGCTATTGAAGAGCTAGAAAATCACTTTTCAGTCTTTTCCCAGACTTCCAAAATATACAGCTCAGCTCGCTCAGAATTAAGCAGTTTAAAACGATTCGAGTAA
- a CDS encoding alpha-amylase family glycosyl hydrolase, whose protein sequence is METIIKRSPGMGCIINEGLTTFRVWAPNAEKIFVTGTFNEWNDHDLELEHEENGYWAGTTDKAKQGDEYKYVIHNNGETFYRNDPYAFELTNSDGNSVIRDLNFDFGDDQYQLPSFNQLVIYELHVGTFNRKSADMVGTFEDVIEKLDYLKDLGINCIELLPVAEFPGGESWGYNPAHPFAIEQDYGGPNGLANLVKAAHQRGIGVIMDVVYNHFGPSDMDLWQFDGWSQIDKGGIYFYNDHRSKTPWGDTRPDYGREEVRQYLRDNALMWIEKYRCDGLRMDATSYIRFEGGGLGEDTAIEEGNQMMREINEIQEKYPHIITIAEDLKGHDMVTDTIENGGIGYGSQWDMNFVHPVREVLTDTHDDSRDLEKIAGALQFVQSNDAFKRVIYTESHDEVANGKARVPEEVQPGDAESAYAKKRALLGIVLTLTAPGIPMLFQGQEFMEDSYFQDTVELNWEKLERHKGISRLVSDLIKLRTGEIEGYDGLRQQAIEIIHLNNDSKVLAYHRGEENSKVLIVINFSNTDYTEYNLSLAEQSNWKLRLNTVAKEYDDDFSEMEVHDPEIHAENLEEANMGTFEIPGYSALIFTQG, encoded by the coding sequence ATGGAAACTATCATAAAACGCTCGCCGGGAATGGGCTGTATCATAAATGAAGGGCTTACCACCTTTCGTGTTTGGGCACCAAATGCCGAGAAAATATTCGTCACGGGAACTTTCAATGAATGGAACGACCATGACCTCGAACTTGAACATGAAGAAAACGGTTACTGGGCTGGTACGACCGATAAAGCAAAGCAAGGTGATGAATATAAATACGTCATCCATAATAATGGTGAAACCTTTTACCGCAACGACCCTTACGCGTTTGAACTCACTAATAGCGATGGTAATTCTGTAATTCGTGATCTTAACTTTGATTTTGGTGATGATCAATACCAGTTGCCCTCTTTCAATCAATTAGTAATCTATGAACTGCACGTAGGTACTTTCAACAGGAAATCGGCAGATATGGTAGGGACATTTGAAGATGTTATTGAGAAGCTGGATTATTTGAAAGATCTGGGGATCAATTGTATAGAACTGCTTCCGGTAGCTGAGTTCCCTGGTGGGGAATCCTGGGGTTACAACCCGGCGCATCCATTCGCCATAGAACAGGATTATGGTGGTCCAAACGGACTGGCAAATCTGGTAAAAGCTGCTCACCAACGTGGAATTGGAGTGATCATGGATGTTGTCTACAACCATTTTGGCCCTTCAGATATGGATCTCTGGCAATTTGATGGCTGGTCGCAGATTGATAAAGGTGGTATTTATTTCTATAACGACCATCGAAGCAAAACTCCCTGGGGTGACACCCGTCCTGACTATGGTAGGGAAGAGGTTAGACAGTATTTAAGAGACAATGCCCTCATGTGGATAGAGAAATATCGTTGTGATGGATTGCGCATGGATGCTACCTCTTATATTCGTTTTGAAGGTGGGGGACTGGGTGAGGACACTGCTATTGAAGAAGGAAACCAAATGATGCGTGAGATCAATGAGATTCAGGAAAAATATCCTCATATTATTACTATTGCTGAAGATCTTAAAGGTCATGATATGGTAACCGATACTATCGAAAATGGAGGCATTGGTTATGGTTCCCAATGGGATATGAATTTCGTGCATCCCGTTCGTGAAGTCCTCACAGATACGCATGATGATAGCAGGGATCTGGAAAAGATCGCTGGTGCATTGCAGTTCGTGCAAAGCAATGATGCTTTTAAGAGGGTCATATATACTGAATCTCATGATGAAGTCGCTAATGGAAAAGCAAGGGTGCCTGAAGAGGTTCAGCCCGGTGATGCCGAAAGTGCTTACGCTAAAAAACGAGCGCTGCTAGGGATTGTACTTACGCTTACTGCTCCAGGAATTCCCATGCTTTTTCAGGGTCAGGAATTTATGGAAGATTCTTATTTCCAGGATACTGTGGAGCTTAACTGGGAGAAATTAGAAAGACACAAGGGAATCTCCAGATTGGTTAGTGATCTTATTAAATTAAGAACTGGTGAAATTGAAGGCTACGATGGTCTACGACAACAGGCTATCGAAATCATACACTTAAATAACGATTCTAAAGTTCTGGCATATCATCGTGGCGAAGAGAATTCCAAAGTTCTAATAGTTATAAACTTCAGTAATACAGATTATACTGAGTACAACCTGAGTCTAGCGGAACAATCTAACTGGAAACTGCGTTTAAATACAGTGGCTAAAGAGTATGATGATGATTTTTCAGAAATGGAAGTCCACGACCCGGAAATTCATGCAGAGAATTTAGAAGAAGCGAACATGGGAACTTTTGAGATTCCAGGATACTCCGCACTCATCTTTACTCAGGGTTAG
- a CDS encoding helix-turn-helix transcriptional regulator produces MLSVTTIKDVKLKIGEACKALRKSNGLSRDELAEVLDVSSTTIQNIEKGKNATLDNVLKVANHFGLLQSIAKEIDKNIVDQNDISLY; encoded by the coding sequence ATGCTAAGCGTAACTACAATAAAAGATGTGAAACTCAAGATTGGTGAGGCGTGCAAGGCACTTCGTAAATCGAATGGGCTCTCTAGAGACGAACTTGCGGAAGTGCTTGATGTCTCAAGTACTACCATTCAAAACATCGAGAAGGGTAAAAATGCCACGCTTGATAATGTTTTAAAAGTAGCAAACCATTTTGGATTATTACAATCTATAGCTAAAGAAATAGATAAAAATATTGTTGATCAAAACGACATTTCACTGTATTAA
- a CDS encoding type 1 glutamine amidotransferase domain-containing protein encodes MKKILMVVTSHKALENTDSTTGLWIGEFTDPYYVFKDEGYSIEIASPMGGKPPIDPMSELTEHITSSNRRFQDDEVAQNALNNTKLLSEVSAETYDALFFPGGHGPMFDLASNHDSGKLILEFIESNKPVASVCHGPAALIKAAEIEPDLLKGKRVTGYSNLEEKMSLKMDNIPYTLENRLKELGGEYHTASAPFLSHVEVDGLLITGQNPLSAEPTAKALVDFWNN; translated from the coding sequence ATGAAAAAGATATTAATGGTGGTGACATCTCACAAGGCATTGGAAAATACAGACAGCACCACTGGCTTATGGATTGGAGAATTTACAGATCCATATTATGTTTTTAAAGATGAAGGTTATTCTATAGAGATCGCCAGTCCTATGGGTGGCAAGCCACCTATTGATCCAATGAGCGAGCTAACCGAACATATCACAAGTTCCAATCGAAGATTTCAAGACGACGAAGTGGCTCAAAATGCATTAAATAATACAAAACTTCTCTCAGAAGTTTCAGCAGAAACTTATGATGCTTTATTCTTTCCTGGCGGGCACGGACCCATGTTCGATCTTGCCTCAAATCATGATAGCGGGAAATTGATCCTAGAGTTTATTGAAAGTAACAAACCGGTAGCTTCAGTTTGTCATGGACCCGCGGCACTAATCAAAGCTGCTGAAATTGAACCTGACTTACTGAAAGGAAAGAGAGTGACCGGCTATTCGAATCTCGAAGAAAAAATGTCTCTTAAAATGGACAATATCCCTTATACACTCGAAAACCGACTAAAAGAACTGGGAGGAGAATATCATACTGCTAGCGCTCCTTTCCTTTCACATGTAGAAGTTGATGGTTTATTGATAACTGGACAGAATCCATTGTCTGCAGAACCAACTGCAAAGGCTCTAGTAGATTTCTGGAATAATTGA
- a CDS encoding acyl-CoA dehydrogenase family protein, translated as MPNFADINSCCRKIPEDSRHFPAIAMQLLHEQSLLQINLPDRFREQAQRIPVYETLFKIGKCNLSVGRIYEGHLNAIKLIKDHGSESQKEYFFQKAKIGKLFSVWNTEISSEALRAHVIADKLELNGAKTFCSGGLQIDHAIITAEVDGAKQMLILPLKEYPKLTEDWSLWNPTGMKNSVSCRIDFSGIEVSSELKLGKLDAYQEQPWFSGGAMRFAAVQLGGAEALLHSAIDHLNTQNKSNDPYQQQRMGTMAILVETGKFWLKKAQEIDDNQQDYTSAEIVNFADMMRSAILNISEEILQLTERSIGVQGFMENHPMEQVYRDLKVYLKQPGPDLALKNVGAYTFDHYKR; from the coding sequence ATGCCCAATTTTGCAGATATTAATTCATGTTGTCGAAAGATCCCAGAAGATTCACGACATTTTCCAGCGATTGCAATGCAATTACTCCATGAACAATCATTGCTTCAAATCAATCTTCCGGATAGATTTCGTGAACAAGCTCAACGCATCCCTGTTTACGAAACTCTATTTAAGATTGGCAAATGCAATCTATCTGTAGGGCGAATTTATGAAGGTCATTTAAACGCCATCAAGCTTATCAAGGATCATGGGTCTGAGTCGCAAAAAGAGTATTTTTTCCAAAAGGCTAAAATTGGAAAATTATTTAGCGTATGGAATACAGAAATAAGTTCTGAAGCCCTTAGGGCACACGTAATTGCAGATAAGCTTGAGCTTAATGGAGCAAAAACCTTTTGTTCAGGAGGACTACAAATTGATCATGCAATTATAACCGCTGAAGTTGATGGAGCTAAACAGATGTTGATTCTTCCGCTTAAGGAATACCCGAAACTAACCGAAGATTGGTCCTTGTGGAATCCCACGGGAATGAAAAACTCGGTAAGTTGTCGAATCGATTTTTCGGGGATAGAAGTGTCAAGCGAACTTAAGCTAGGTAAATTAGATGCTTACCAGGAACAGCCGTGGTTTTCGGGTGGCGCCATGCGTTTTGCAGCGGTTCAACTCGGCGGGGCAGAGGCTTTGCTGCATTCCGCGATCGATCACCTGAATACACAAAACAAATCTAACGATCCGTACCAACAGCAGCGTATGGGTACTATGGCGATACTGGTCGAAACTGGGAAATTCTGGTTAAAAAAAGCACAGGAAATAGATGATAATCAGCAAGATTATACTTCAGCTGAAATTGTGAATTTTGCAGATATGATGCGCAGCGCAATTTTAAATATTTCCGAAGAAATCTTACAGCTAACCGAACGTTCAATTGGCGTCCAGGGTTTTATGGAAAATCATCCTATGGAGCAGGTGTACAGGGATCTCAAAGTATATCTTAAACAACCAGGACCAGATCTTGCACTCAAAAATGTAGGAGCCTATACTTTTGATCATTATAAGAGATGA
- a CDS encoding histone H1: MKDLVENIQSTFETFQTEANTQLESGNKSAGTRARKASLELEKLLKEFRKVSVAESKK; this comes from the coding sequence ATGAAAGATCTAGTTGAAAACATTCAATCAACATTTGAAACATTCCAGACAGAAGCCAATACTCAATTAGAGAGTGGTAATAAAAGTGCTGGAACCAGAGCCAGAAAAGCATCTTTAGAATTAGAAAAACTTCTAAAAGAATTTCGTAAAGTATCTGTTGCAGAATCAAAAAAGTAA
- a CDS encoding type II toxin-antitoxin system HipA family toxin, protein MARDKIIDVIAFDQEIGKLGYDIDQGKSFFQYNPEFLESGKYSKLFPFIFKRTKPAQVFTEYQQDTFQGLPPMIADSLPDTFGNIIFQEWLTARGIKKIKPLEQLAYVADRGMGALEYKPIKELPNSPKVNIDKVINILEKVLKLKDETTGKDLSELSLLNVFKIGTSAGGARPKILISEHRETGEIIAGDRETSESYHHYLVKLHLDDSDGYNKEKVEYAYYLLAQEAGIDMMSSKLIENKHFATLRYDRQNGEKQHVLTVTGLTGWDFKSQPENSSYENVFKVALGLEVPHKDIQQLFKRMVFNLVFRNVDDHLKNHSFIYDKENNNWNLAPAYDLTYALNPLITFKTTSRALSINGKRTEITLKDVLSIAEEFSIKNPKGIIEEIQALIPSWMEIAGELEISEKIKDRINKDLETLV, encoded by the coding sequence ATGGCTAGAGATAAAATTATAGATGTAATTGCTTTTGACCAGGAAATTGGTAAACTAGGCTATGATATAGACCAGGGTAAATCTTTTTTTCAATACAATCCTGAATTTTTAGAGTCTGGGAAATATTCAAAGTTATTCCCATTTATTTTTAAACGCACCAAACCAGCACAAGTATTTACTGAATACCAACAAGATACCTTTCAAGGCTTACCGCCAATGATAGCCGATTCCCTACCCGATACTTTTGGTAATATCATATTTCAAGAATGGTTAACAGCACGGGGAATAAAAAAAATAAAGCCGCTAGAACAATTGGCTTATGTGGCAGATCGTGGTATGGGAGCGTTGGAATATAAACCGATTAAAGAATTACCCAATTCACCAAAAGTAAATATTGATAAAGTAATTAACATCTTAGAAAAGGTGCTCAAACTCAAAGATGAGACCACAGGAAAAGATCTAAGTGAATTATCCTTACTGAATGTGTTTAAAATAGGAACTTCAGCGGGTGGTGCCAGGCCTAAAATTTTGATCTCAGAACATAGAGAAACGGGAGAAATCATTGCTGGTGATAGAGAGACGAGCGAGAGCTACCACCATTATTTAGTAAAGCTACATCTTGATGATAGTGATGGCTATAACAAAGAGAAGGTAGAATATGCTTATTATCTGCTAGCACAAGAAGCGGGGATCGATATGATGTCCTCTAAACTCATCGAAAACAAACACTTTGCAACCCTACGTTACGACAGGCAAAATGGAGAAAAACAACATGTGCTAACCGTAACCGGATTAACAGGCTGGGATTTTAAAAGTCAACCAGAGAATTCTTCTTATGAAAACGTATTCAAAGTAGCCTTAGGGCTAGAAGTGCCTCATAAAGATATACAGCAGCTGTTCAAGCGTATGGTATTCAATCTTGTATTTAGAAATGTAGATGATCATTTAAAGAATCATAGTTTTATTTATGACAAAGAAAATAATAACTGGAACTTGGCCCCAGCCTATGATCTTACCTATGCACTAAACCCATTAATAACATTTAAGACAACTTCTAGAGCTTTATCCATTAACGGAAAACGAACAGAAATTACTTTAAAGGATGTACTAAGCATTGCCGAAGAATTTTCTATTAAGAATCCTAAAGGCATTATTGAGGAGATTCAGGCATTGATTCCAAGTTGGATGGAGATCGCTGGTGAATTAGAGATATCTGAGAAAATCAAAGATAGAATAAATAAAGATTTAGAAACATTAGTATAA
- a CDS encoding bifunctional PIG-L family deacetylase/class I SAM-dependent methyltransferase codes for MKNTREHVEQAPFLNIEGLHRDLGKVIIVAPHPDDESLGCGGLIAYLTAQNAEVYVFFLTNGDASHPNSIKFSPEDLGKLRKSEAINACKILGVKEENLIFLNAGDGKLAEKFRKDDPVINELKQLFQQKEPDTIFAPWRRDHHIDHISAYSLVDKAAEKMAITIAEYPVWLWKKGEPADWPTEDEVLAFRLQIDSVKEIKKAAILAHISQTTNLIDDDPEGFILTENLMQPFMGHYEYIFFPTESKPAVSETYFEKLYANNDDPWDFETSSYEQEKYHKTIASVSGKSFENALEIGCSNGVFTKLLAPKCKNLLAVDLSQEALKSAIKRCASFSQCKFVHWDISNGLPGSNYDAIFFSEVGYYFDLNSLGKIFKDITNSLQPGGMLVMVHWTAYVRSYPLTGQQVHDNFRKNYSNRFKLLNSERAELYILEVWEKTEK; via the coding sequence ATGAAAAACACCAGGGAACACGTAGAACAAGCCCCATTTTTAAATATCGAAGGACTCCATAGAGACCTGGGAAAAGTGATCATTGTGGCTCCACATCCCGATGATGAAAGTCTCGGATGCGGAGGATTGATCGCTTATTTAACTGCTCAGAATGCAGAGGTATATGTGTTTTTTCTTACCAATGGAGATGCTTCACATCCCAATTCCATTAAATTTTCACCAGAAGACTTGGGGAAATTGCGAAAGTCTGAAGCGATCAATGCCTGTAAAATTTTAGGGGTAAAGGAAGAAAATCTCATATTTCTAAATGCTGGTGATGGGAAATTAGCTGAAAAGTTTAGAAAAGACGATCCGGTCATCAATGAATTAAAACAATTATTTCAGCAGAAGGAACCGGACACTATTTTTGCACCCTGGCGTAGAGACCATCATATTGATCATATTTCTGCTTACAGCCTGGTAGACAAAGCAGCAGAGAAAATGGCAATCACTATTGCTGAATATCCTGTCTGGCTCTGGAAAAAGGGAGAACCTGCCGACTGGCCCACCGAAGATGAAGTTCTGGCTTTCAGATTACAGATAGATTCCGTAAAAGAAATTAAAAAAGCCGCGATCCTGGCTCATATAAGTCAGACGACAAATTTGATCGATGATGATCCTGAAGGTTTTATTCTTACTGAAAATCTTATGCAGCCTTTTATGGGGCATTATGAATATATCTTTTTTCCAACCGAATCTAAACCTGCAGTTAGTGAAACCTACTTCGAGAAATTGTATGCAAACAATGACGATCCATGGGATTTTGAAACTAGTAGTTACGAGCAGGAAAAATACCATAAAACTATTGCTTCGGTCTCAGGAAAGTCATTCGAGAATGCTCTGGAAATTGGATGTTCCAACGGAGTTTTCACCAAATTACTAGCGCCAAAATGCAAGAATCTACTTGCTGTTGATCTTAGTCAGGAAGCCTTAAAGTCGGCTATAAAAAGGTGTGCTTCGTTTTCGCAATGTAAGTTCGTGCATTGGGATATTAGTAATGGTCTGCCAGGAAGTAATTATGACGCTATCTTTTTTTCTGAAGTAGGTTATTATTTTGATCTGAATAGTTTAGGTAAAATATTTAAAGATATTACGAACTCTTTGCAGCCAGGTGGAATGTTGGTCATGGTGCACTGGACGGCATATGTGAGATCATATCCACTTACGGGACAACAGGTTCATGATAATTTCAGAAAAAATTACTCGAATCGTTTTAAACTGCTTAATTCTGAGCGAGCTGAGCTGTATATTTTGGAAGTCTGGGAAAAGACTGAAAAGTGA